In Bacillus sp. DX3.1, one genomic interval encodes:
- a CDS encoding DUF5592 family protein: protein MRSYRIPKEITTELRINKVLYLLDFFLLIALLAVTMILRNFVHDSLQIPFCIFMGIIAIIMIWRPSTNPQKRMYEVLIITIMRRKGAYCAIDKDQ, encoded by the coding sequence ATGAGAAGTTATCGAATTCCGAAAGAAATCACCACGGAATTACGTATCAATAAAGTGCTATATCTATTAGATTTCTTTTTATTAATCGCATTATTGGCTGTGACTATGATTCTTAGAAATTTCGTACATGATTCTTTACAAATTCCCTTTTGTATTTTTATGGGGATCATTGCAATTATCATGATTTGGAGACCTAGTACCAATCCTCAAAAACGAATGTACGAAGTACTTATTATCACAATCATGAGAAGAAAAGGTGCATATTGTGCAATTGATAAAGATCAATAA
- a CDS encoding restriction endonuclease: protein MSNVPSMPNILQFLIYAFILYVLFHICKFVYRIIQEKRMLKQMARSGIRYIDKMDGRQFEVYLKALFRELGYLPTVTQQSNDFGADLVFKGKNRIVIQAKRYGMKNRVGISAVQEIYAAKAYYKAHEAWVVTNSVYTRQAKELAAACDVKLIDRVELQKLINKINPEHSAQDVYQGVDPAERKCPACKSNLVVRNSKKNGNKFFGCSQFPTCNHTEPINN from the coding sequence GTGTCTAATGTACCATCTATGCCAAACATATTACAGTTTTTGATCTATGCATTTATTCTTTATGTTCTTTTTCATATTTGTAAATTTGTGTACCGAATCATCCAGGAAAAAAGAATGCTGAAGCAAATGGCAAGGTCAGGCATTCGATATATAGATAAAATGGATGGTCGTCAGTTTGAAGTGTATTTGAAAGCTCTCTTTCGAGAACTTGGGTATCTTCCAACGGTCACACAGCAGTCAAATGATTTTGGCGCGGATCTCGTATTTAAAGGGAAAAATCGTATCGTTATTCAGGCGAAGAGATACGGCATGAAGAATCGAGTTGGTATTAGTGCAGTCCAGGAGATTTATGCAGCCAAAGCATATTATAAAGCACATGAGGCTTGGGTCGTTACGAACAGTGTTTACACAAGGCAAGCAAAAGAGTTAGCAGCAGCATGTGATGTGAAATTAATAGATCGTGTTGAACTTCAAAAATTGATTAATAAAATCAATCCAGAACATTCAGCCCAAGATGTGTATCAAGGTGTAGATCCAGCAGAACGGAAATGTCCGGCATGTAAAAGTAATTTGGTTGTGAGGAATTCAAAGAAAAATGGAAACAAATTTTTTGGATGTTCTCAATTTCCAACTTGTAATCATACAGAGCCAATAAATAACTGA
- a CDS encoding AbrB/MazE/SpoVT family DNA-binding domain-containing protein, with amino-acid sequence MKSTGMTRKVDGLGRVVIPKELRDTLGIKEQSPLEIFIEGEKIVLQKYQAGGACVITGEVSERNMSLANGKITVSPEGAEYLVKQLQAYQVK; translated from the coding sequence ATGAAATCAACAGGAATGACTCGAAAAGTAGATGGATTAGGGCGTGTAGTGATCCCAAAAGAATTGAGGGATACTCTTGGTATTAAAGAACAATCACCATTAGAGATTTTTATAGAGGGAGAAAAAATTGTTTTACAGAAGTATCAAGCTGGTGGGGCTTGTGTGATAACAGGTGAGGTTTCAGAACGTAATATGTCATTAGCAAATGGAAAGATTACTGTAAGTCCAGAAGGTGCGGAGTACCTGGTTAAACAGTTGCAAGCATACCAGGTTAAATAA